A region of Streptomyces sp. WMMC500 DNA encodes the following proteins:
- a CDS encoding MCE family protein — MPRPGTGAVRRIRAAAGRLRGRRPVALLVAAAVLVAVGTWGVRALTGPEGKAVTAYFDSGVGLYGGSDLKILGVTVGSVDSVEPEGDRVRVELTLDHDVRAPADAQAAVIAPSVVSGRYVQLSPAYSGGPELADGDEIPVERTATPVEIDELYASLTDLSDALGPDGANAEGELRELLATGARNLEGNGKEIGDSIDRFGDATQTLSGRSGDLFGTIENLQSFTTMLKRNDRQVRDAERQLADVGTFLAEDKDELAAALKELGKALGRVQGFIEDNRGRIRTNVGKLASLTRTLVDNRASLAEALDTAPLATDNLLNAYNPGKRTIDGRGNLNELSMGGTPDAEAADAGGAAASREGLVPAPAERRAELPGLPLPAVGDVYGTPERGGGR; from the coding sequence ATGCCACGGCCGGGAACGGGAGCGGTCCGGCGGATCCGCGCGGCGGCCGGCCGGCTGCGGGGCCGCAGGCCGGTCGCGCTGCTGGTGGCGGCGGCCGTGCTGGTGGCCGTGGGCACCTGGGGCGTACGAGCGCTCACGGGCCCCGAAGGCAAGGCGGTCACCGCGTACTTCGACTCCGGCGTCGGCCTCTACGGCGGCTCGGACCTGAAGATCCTGGGCGTCACGGTCGGCAGCGTGGACTCCGTCGAGCCGGAAGGCGACCGGGTACGGGTCGAGCTGACCCTCGACCACGACGTCCGGGCGCCCGCGGACGCGCAGGCGGCGGTCATCGCGCCGAGCGTGGTCTCCGGCCGCTACGTGCAGCTCAGCCCCGCCTACTCCGGCGGGCCCGAACTCGCGGACGGCGACGAGATCCCCGTCGAACGCACCGCGACCCCGGTGGAGATCGACGAGCTGTACGCCTCCCTCACCGACCTCAGCGACGCCCTCGGCCCCGACGGCGCCAACGCGGAAGGCGAGCTGAGGGAGCTGCTCGCCACCGGCGCCCGCAACCTGGAGGGCAACGGCAAGGAGATCGGCGACAGCATCGACCGGTTCGGCGACGCCACCCAGACGCTCTCCGGCCGCAGCGGCGACCTCTTCGGCACCATCGAGAACCTGCAGTCCTTCACCACCATGCTCAAGCGGAACGACCGGCAGGTGCGCGACGCCGAGCGGCAACTCGCCGACGTCGGCACCTTCCTCGCCGAGGACAAGGACGAACTGGCCGCCGCGCTGAAGGAACTGGGCAAGGCGCTCGGCCGGGTGCAGGGCTTCATCGAGGACAACCGCGGCCGGATCAGGACCAACGTCGGCAAGCTCGCGTCGCTGACCCGCACGCTGGTCGACAACCGGGCCTCGCTCGCCGAGGCGCTGGACACCGCGCCGCTGGCCACCGACAACCTGCTGAACGCCTACAACCCCGGCAAGCGCACCATCGACGGCCGGGGCAACCTCAACGAGCTGAGCATGGGCGGCACCCCGGACGCCGAGGCCGCGGACGCCGGCGGCGCCGCCGCCAGCCGCGAGGGACTCGTGCCGGCGCCCGCGGAGCGGCGCGCGGAACTGCCCGGGCTGCCGCTGCCCGCGGTCGGCGACGTCTACGGCACGCCGGAGCGGGGAGGCGGCCGATGA
- a CDS encoding MlaD family protein, producing MRRHLKAVAGIVAAALLLASPLVVMEVYESADVEFTGIQDLPLPGGADLGSRPYEVTAEFEDVLSLVPQSSVRVNDVAVGRVTDIEVADDGWTALVTMKVNGDVRLPAGAYARIEQSSLLGEKYVQLLAPPRKERVDAQQAGTLGTAPGDVTTAILPDPDAKQRPDIPLARTNRNPEVEEVFGALSMLLNGGGIEQLRTISRELNDALDGNEPQVRSMLKRVDTLVTSLDTNKDDITDALDSVNRLSATLATRKTGIGVVLEDLSPGMKVLEEQRGALVTMLRSLDRLSDVAVETIDASKEDMIADLRALGPVLKNLSDAGQALPESLEVLFTYPFTDEVLRGVRGDYLNIYLAVTAPRGTEVIPPLTEDPMPHSGDPEGAAAPGTALSLPLPLPSVAPTAPAGEPPSSPGAGDPAPGGTGSASPGGDGPSGGDGDGDGDGDGTPSGSPSGSPAGTAPPESPAASGSEEPGGESR from the coding sequence ATGAGACGGCACCTCAAGGCGGTCGCCGGGATCGTGGCCGCCGCGCTCCTCCTCGCCTCCCCGCTGGTGGTCATGGAGGTCTACGAGTCCGCCGACGTCGAGTTCACCGGCATCCAGGACCTGCCGCTGCCCGGCGGCGCCGACCTCGGCAGCCGTCCGTACGAGGTCACCGCCGAGTTCGAGGACGTGCTGAGCCTCGTGCCGCAGTCCTCGGTACGGGTCAACGACGTGGCCGTCGGCAGGGTCACCGACATCGAGGTCGCCGACGACGGGTGGACCGCCCTGGTCACCATGAAGGTCAACGGCGACGTGCGGCTGCCGGCCGGCGCGTACGCCCGCATCGAACAGTCGAGCCTGCTGGGCGAGAAGTACGTCCAGTTGCTCGCCCCGCCCCGCAAGGAGCGGGTCGACGCGCAGCAGGCGGGCACCCTCGGCACCGCCCCCGGGGACGTGACCACGGCCATACTCCCCGACCCCGACGCGAAGCAGCGGCCCGACATCCCGCTGGCGCGCACCAACCGCAACCCGGAGGTCGAGGAGGTCTTCGGCGCCCTGTCGATGCTCCTCAACGGCGGCGGCATCGAGCAGTTGCGCACCATCAGCCGCGAGCTGAACGACGCACTCGACGGCAACGAGCCGCAGGTCCGCTCCATGCTCAAGCGCGTCGACACCCTCGTGACGAGCCTCGACACCAACAAGGACGACATCACCGACGCGCTCGACAGCGTCAACCGGCTCTCCGCCACCCTCGCCACCCGCAAGACCGGGATCGGCGTCGTGCTCGAAGACCTCAGCCCCGGCATGAAGGTCCTGGAGGAGCAGCGCGGCGCGCTGGTCACCATGCTGCGCTCGCTGGACCGGCTCTCCGACGTCGCGGTGGAGACCATCGACGCGAGCAAAGAGGACATGATCGCCGACCTCAGGGCCCTCGGCCCCGTGCTGAAGAACCTCTCCGACGCCGGGCAGGCCCTGCCGGAGTCGCTGGAGGTGCTGTTCACGTACCCCTTCACCGACGAGGTGCTGCGCGGCGTCAGGGGCGACTACCTCAACATCTACCTCGCGGTGACCGCACCGCGCGGTACGGAGGTCATCCCGCCGCTGACCGAGGACCCCATGCCCCACTCCGGCGACCCGGAGGGCGCCGCCGCCCCCGGCACCGCGCTGTCCCTGCCGCTGCCGCTGCCGTCCGTGGCGCCCACGGCGCCCGCCGGCGAGCCGCCGTCGTCACCCGGGGCGGGCGACCCGGCGCCGGGCGGCACCGGATCCGCGTCGCCCGGCGGGGACGGCCCGTCGGGCGGCGACGGGGACGGGGACGGGGACGGCGACGGCACGCCGTCCGGGTCGCCGTCCGGCAGCCCGGCCGGCACGGCGCCGCCGGAGTCGCCCGCGGCGTCCGGCAGCGAGGAGCCCGGGGGTGAGAGCCGGTGA
- a CDS encoding MlaD family protein produces the protein MITRSVIVKNAVFAVVAVLVMGYVGVRYADLGRYAGMRDYYTVRVELAETGGLFTHAEVTYRGVSVGRVGPIELTATGVEAELQIRDSAPPIPADLSAEVANYSAVGEQYIDLRPAGDSGPYLTDGAVVGRQHTATPAPVTNLLTSVDSFATSVDTGELRTVVDELGDAFAGQGENLQRLLDTGSEFVRAADAALPYSTRLMIDGETVLRTQNESGEALKEFAAGAEELTAQLERSDGDLRRVIEAGPGAAGQVTGLLRDLDPSLSVLLANLLTTSEIAVTRQDGLEQLLVQLPQVAAAGSTAITSDGARFGLALSFFDPLPCTQGYGATPYRNGLTTAPAGFNTAARCTAPATSGTGVRGSAHSPGGGGVPKPAEPGSGLADDRPGTGAARGALPGALGLPSVGDGPTDMAGLLGLEEAR, from the coding sequence GTGATCACCAGGTCCGTCATCGTCAAGAACGCCGTGTTCGCCGTCGTCGCGGTGCTCGTCATGGGGTACGTCGGCGTGCGCTACGCCGACCTCGGACGCTACGCCGGCATGCGCGACTACTACACGGTGCGCGTCGAACTCGCCGAGACCGGCGGGCTGTTCACCCACGCGGAGGTCACCTACCGCGGCGTGTCGGTCGGGCGCGTCGGGCCGATCGAGCTGACCGCCACGGGCGTCGAGGCCGAGCTGCAGATCCGCGACTCGGCCCCGCCGATCCCCGCCGACCTGTCGGCCGAGGTCGCCAACTACTCCGCGGTCGGCGAGCAGTACATCGACCTCAGGCCCGCCGGCGACTCCGGCCCGTACCTGACGGACGGCGCCGTCGTCGGCCGCCAGCACACCGCGACGCCCGCTCCCGTCACCAACCTCCTCACCAGCGTCGACTCCTTCGCCACCTCCGTCGACACCGGCGAGCTGCGCACCGTCGTGGACGAACTCGGCGACGCCTTCGCCGGCCAGGGCGAGAACCTGCAGCGGCTCCTCGACACCGGCAGCGAGTTCGTCCGCGCCGCCGACGCCGCGCTGCCGTACAGCACCCGGCTCATGATCGACGGCGAGACGGTGCTGCGCACGCAGAACGAGTCCGGCGAGGCGCTGAAGGAGTTCGCGGCGGGCGCCGAGGAGCTGACCGCGCAACTGGAGCGCTCCGACGGCGACCTGCGCCGCGTCATCGAGGCGGGACCGGGCGCCGCGGGCCAGGTCACCGGGCTGCTGCGGGACCTCGACCCGAGCCTGAGCGTGCTGCTGGCGAACCTGCTGACCACCTCGGAGATCGCCGTCACCCGGCAGGACGGCCTGGAGCAACTGCTCGTCCAGTTGCCGCAGGTGGCCGCCGCCGGCTCCACCGCCATCACCTCCGACGGGGCGCGCTTCGGCCTGGCGCTGAGCTTCTTCGACCCGCTGCCCTGCACGCAGGGGTACGGCGCCACGCCGTACCGCAACGGTCTGACCACCGCTCCCGCCGGGTTCAACACCGCCGCCCGCTGCACCGCCCCCGCGACCAGTGGCACGGGCGTCCGCGGCTCCGCGCACTCCCCGGGCGGCGGCGGTGTGCCGAAGCCCGCCGAGCCCGGCTCCGGCCTCGCGGACGACCGGCCGGGCACCGGCGCCGCGCGGGGCGCGCTGCCCGGCGCGCTCGGGCTGCCCTCGGTCGGGGACGGGCCCACCGACATGGCCGGGCTGCTCGGCCTTGAGGAGGCGCGATGA
- a CDS encoding nuclear transport factor 2 family protein produces MSRDSSTAEDVVTSRGPEDAEDPVEPREPVRPAESAAVDRTGGKDPGAARRRWRAGGVAALVVLLLAGTGLLVQAARLNGDDALANRALTDASATAAVAGDVGNALSKVFSYSPEDPGVTAGDADELLAGRAREQYRQLFGRIRQRVVAQELTLTTHVVRTGVIRLDGDDASLLVLLDQVTERGGEDPTSVGAQLSVTAERQDGHWRITDLKSR; encoded by the coding sequence ATGAGCCGGGACAGCAGCACGGCGGAGGACGTCGTCACGTCGCGCGGGCCCGAGGACGCCGAGGACCCCGTGGAGCCTCGGGAGCCCGTGCGGCCGGCGGAGTCCGCCGCGGTGGACCGTACGGGCGGCAAGGACCCCGGCGCGGCCCGGCGCCGGTGGCGGGCCGGCGGCGTCGCCGCGCTGGTGGTACTGCTCCTCGCCGGCACCGGTCTGCTCGTCCAGGCGGCCCGCCTGAACGGCGACGACGCGCTGGCCAACCGGGCGCTCACCGACGCCTCCGCCACCGCCGCCGTCGCCGGGGACGTCGGCAACGCGCTCAGCAAGGTGTTCTCGTACAGCCCGGAAGACCCCGGTGTCACCGCCGGCGACGCCGACGAACTCCTCGCCGGCCGCGCCCGCGAGCAGTACCGGCAGTTGTTCGGCCGGATCCGGCAGCGCGTCGTCGCCCAGGAACTGACGCTGACGACCCACGTCGTACGCACCGGGGTGATCCGCCTCGACGGCGACGACGCCTCGCTGCTGGTCCTCCTCGACCAGGTCACCGAGCGCGGGGGCGAGGACCCGACGAGCGTCGGCGCGCAGCTCTCGGTGACCGCCGAGCGGCAGGACGGGCACTGGCGCATCACCGACCTGAAGTCCCGCTAG
- a CDS encoding lytic transglycosylase domain-containing protein: MASPSRMRHGVATAALAAAAMVALTASQAPGDAAGSEAGGGAKDRLATVPVLPPGTPGDGQYHTEIPPLRGMDPVVSTQPTPPAVIEQQSGIPATVLAAYRQAERRLAASDPGCGLRWELLAAIGKVESGHARGGAVDADGTTLAPILGPVLDGNGFAHISDTDGGRYDGDTGYDRAVGPMQFIPSTWAGWAADGNGDGRSDPNNVHDATLAAGHYLCAGARDLRVAADLDRAILSYNHSRDYLATVLAWLGFYRSGVHAVPDGTGVLPASSGAGNAGSVPGKGSRRAPDGSDGPGGGIVVGPRPSPPGGDAGGSGGSSDPGDSGGSGDPGGSGDPGGTGDPGGDSGGGDPSPGPSPGDPGETGDPGGDAGGSGDPGGDPGGDPGGGTGDPGDPDPGDSCSADPDESPSPTSGDPGDPGASPCPDDSTSPDPSGTT, from the coding sequence ATGGCTTCACCCAGCAGGATGCGCCACGGCGTGGCGACGGCGGCGCTCGCCGCGGCGGCGATGGTCGCGCTCACCGCCTCGCAGGCGCCGGGCGACGCGGCCGGCTCGGAGGCGGGCGGCGGGGCGAAGGACCGGCTCGCCACGGTGCCCGTGCTGCCGCCCGGCACGCCGGGCGACGGCCAGTACCACACCGAGATCCCGCCGCTGCGTGGCATGGACCCCGTCGTCAGCACGCAGCCGACGCCGCCCGCCGTGATCGAGCAGCAGTCGGGCATCCCGGCCACCGTGCTCGCCGCGTACCGGCAGGCGGAGCGGCGGCTCGCGGCCAGCGACCCCGGCTGCGGGCTGCGGTGGGAACTGCTCGCCGCCATCGGCAAGGTGGAGTCCGGGCACGCCCGCGGCGGCGCGGTGGACGCGGACGGCACCACCCTCGCGCCGATCCTCGGGCCGGTGCTCGACGGGAACGGCTTCGCGCACATCTCCGACACCGACGGCGGCCGCTACGACGGCGACACCGGCTACGACCGGGCCGTCGGGCCGATGCAGTTCATCCCGTCGACGTGGGCGGGGTGGGCCGCGGACGGCAACGGCGACGGGCGGTCCGACCCCAACAACGTCCACGACGCGACGCTGGCGGCCGGCCACTACCTGTGCGCGGGCGCGCGGGATCTCAGGGTGGCGGCCGACCTGGACCGGGCGATCCTGAGCTACAACCACTCGCGGGACTACCTCGCCACCGTGCTGGCCTGGCTCGGGTTCTACCGTTCGGGCGTGCACGCCGTGCCGGACGGTACGGGCGTGCTGCCGGCCAGCTCCGGCGCGGGCAACGCCGGTTCCGTACCGGGGAAGGGCAGCCGCAGGGCGCCGGACGGGTCCGACGGGCCGGGCGGCGGCATCGTGGTCGGCCCGCGGCCGAGCCCGCCGGGCGGCGACGCGGGCGGTTCCGGTGGGTCCAGCGACCCGGGTGACTCGGGCGGTTCGGGTGATCCCGGCGGCTCCGGTGATCCCGGCGGTACGGGCGACCCGGGCGGCGACTCCGGCGGCGGCGACCCGAGCCCGGGCCCCAGCCCCGGCGACCCGGGGGAGACCGGCGACCCCGGCGGCGACGCGGGCGGCAGCGGCGACCCGGGCGGCGACCCGGGCGGCGACCCCGGCGGCGGCACGGGCGACCCCGGCGACCCGGACCCCGGCGACAGTTGCTCCGCCGACCCGGACGAGTCCCCCTCGCCGACCTCGGGCGACCCCGGCGACCCCGGCGCGTCCCCGTGCCCGGACGACTCCACCTCACCCGACCCGTCGGGCACGACCTGA
- a CDS encoding OsmC family protein, translated as MATTRTAKTHWEGNLLEGKGTVALESSKIGTYDVSWPARSAEPGGKTSPEELIAAAHSACYSMAFSHGLAGKGHTVESLDTSADVTFQPGEGITGIVLTVRATVPGLSEEEFQAAAEDAKKNCPVSQALAGVKNITLNATLV; from the coding sequence ATGGCAACCACCCGCACCGCGAAGACCCACTGGGAGGGCAACCTGCTTGAGGGCAAGGGAACCGTCGCCCTCGAGTCCTCCAAGATCGGCACGTACGACGTGAGCTGGCCGGCCCGCTCCGCCGAGCCCGGCGGCAAGACCAGCCCCGAGGAGCTGATCGCGGCGGCGCACTCGGCGTGCTACTCCATGGCCTTCTCGCACGGCCTGGCGGGCAAGGGGCACACCGTCGAGTCCCTCGACACCAGCGCCGACGTGACGTTCCAGCCGGGCGAGGGCATCACCGGCATCGTGCTGACGGTGCGGGCGACGGTGCCGGGGCTGTCCGAGGAGGAGTTCCAGGCCGCCGCCGAGGACGCCAAGAAGAACTGCCCGGTGAGCCAGGCGCTGGCGGGCGTCAAGAACATCACGCTCAACGCCACCCTGGTCTGA
- a CDS encoding TetR/AcrR family transcriptional regulator — MGTGKGATLGERQPRMRADASRNRERIIDAAREAFVEWGPEVPLDEIARRAGVGNATVYRHFADRRELILQVTMESMRRIASLAEAGLAEDAAPFEALRRFVHEGADERMGSLCSLLNEGIDVTAAEVTETRLRLDTALENLMARARAEGTLRADVGIGDLMVALAQLTRPLPGLACSVRFDTYMHRHLDLFLDGLMAPARSTLSGTAATFEDLRQRGT; from the coding sequence ATGGGCACGGGCAAGGGCGCCACGCTCGGGGAGCGGCAGCCGCGTATGCGTGCCGACGCCTCCCGCAACCGCGAACGGATCATCGACGCCGCCCGGGAGGCGTTCGTGGAGTGGGGCCCGGAGGTCCCGCTCGACGAGATCGCCCGCCGCGCCGGCGTCGGCAACGCGACGGTCTACCGGCACTTCGCCGACCGCCGTGAGCTGATCCTCCAGGTGACCATGGAGTCCATGCGCCGCATCGCGAGCCTGGCCGAGGCCGGGCTCGCCGAGGACGCCGCACCGTTCGAGGCGCTGCGGCGCTTCGTGCACGAGGGCGCCGACGAGCGGATGGGGTCGCTGTGCTCGCTGCTCAACGAGGGCATCGACGTGACGGCGGCCGAGGTGACCGAAACCCGCCTGCGGCTCGACACCGCCCTGGAGAACCTGATGGCGCGGGCCCGCGCCGAGGGCACGCTCCGGGCGGACGTGGGCATCGGGGACCTGATGGTCGCGCTCGCCCAGCTCACCCGGCCGCTGCCGGGGCTGGCGTGCAGTGTGCGGTTCGACACGTACATGCACCGGCACCTGGATCTGTTCCTCGACGGGCTGATGGCTCCTGCCAGGTCAACGCTGTCCGGCACGGCCGCCACCTTCGAGGATCTGCGGCAGAGGGGCACGTAA
- a CDS encoding MFS transporter, translating into MPETAVQPDPRRWKALAFIAVAQLMVVLDATIVNIALPSAQEDLGISDGNRQWVITAYALAFGGLLLFGGRIADLWGRKRTFITGLAGFAAASALGGAATGEVMMFGARALQGVFGALLAPAALSLLAVLFTDGKERAKAFGIYGAIAGAGGGVGLILGGVLTEYLDWRWTFFVNIPFAAVAILGAMAVIRDPKGSRNRSTLDIPGVVLATTGLVALVYGFTRAEAEGWTDTLTLVMFVASVVLLAGFVAVESRVKNPLLPLRVLLDRNRGGVYLSLGLAVIAMFGVFLFLTYYLQVVKGYTPVKTGLAFLPMILGMIIGSTQIGARLMTRVKPRLLLVPGFLVGALGMLVLAQMEPGSSYAVVVLPGLILLGLGLGTAFMPAMALATFGVEPRDSGVASAMINTSQQVGGAIGTALLNTIAASATTDWISSHASEARTLGREGFANSAAVHGYSTAIWWAVGILVVSAAIAYGLVTARAQSGHETVGDGTGAQDEVQAPVMVH; encoded by the coding sequence ATGCCAGAAACGGCTGTGCAGCCTGATCCGAGGCGCTGGAAAGCCCTCGCGTTCATCGCTGTCGCCCAGTTGATGGTCGTGCTCGACGCGACCATCGTGAACATCGCGCTGCCCTCCGCGCAGGAGGACCTCGGCATCTCCGACGGCAACCGCCAGTGGGTCATCACGGCCTACGCGCTCGCCTTCGGCGGCCTGCTGCTCTTCGGCGGCCGCATCGCCGACCTCTGGGGCCGCAAGCGCACCTTCATCACCGGCCTGGCCGGCTTCGCCGCCGCCTCCGCGCTCGGCGGTGCCGCGACCGGTGAGGTCATGATGTTCGGCGCACGCGCCCTGCAGGGCGTCTTCGGCGCACTGCTCGCGCCCGCCGCGCTGTCCCTGCTCGCCGTCCTCTTCACCGACGGCAAGGAGCGGGCCAAGGCGTTCGGCATCTACGGCGCCATCGCCGGCGCCGGCGGCGGCGTCGGGCTGATCCTCGGCGGCGTGCTGACCGAGTACCTCGACTGGCGCTGGACGTTCTTCGTGAACATCCCGTTCGCCGCCGTCGCCATCCTCGGCGCCATGGCCGTCATCCGCGACCCGAAGGGCAGCCGGAACCGCTCCACGCTCGACATCCCGGGCGTCGTGCTGGCGACCACCGGCCTGGTGGCGCTGGTGTACGGCTTCACCCGGGCCGAGGCCGAGGGCTGGACCGACACCCTGACGCTGGTCATGTTCGTCGCGTCCGTGGTGCTGCTGGCCGGGTTCGTGGCGGTGGAGTCCCGGGTCAAGAACCCGCTGCTCCCCCTGCGCGTCCTGCTGGACCGCAACCGCGGCGGTGTCTACCTGTCGCTCGGACTCGCGGTCATCGCGATGTTCGGCGTCTTCCTGTTCCTCACCTACTACCTGCAGGTCGTGAAGGGCTACACCCCGGTCAAGACCGGGCTGGCGTTCCTTCCGATGATCCTGGGCATGATCATCGGCTCGACGCAGATCGGCGCCCGGCTGATGACCCGCGTGAAGCCGCGGCTGCTGCTCGTGCCCGGCTTCCTCGTGGGCGCGCTCGGCATGCTGGTGCTGGCCCAGATGGAGCCCGGCAGCTCGTACGCCGTGGTCGTCCTGCCCGGCCTCATCCTGCTCGGCCTCGGCCTCGGCACGGCGTTCATGCCGGCCATGGCCCTGGCCACCTTCGGGGTGGAGCCGCGTGACTCCGGCGTCGCCTCGGCGATGATCAACACCTCGCAGCAGGTCGGCGGCGCCATCGGCACCGCGCTGCTGAACACGATCGCGGCCAGCGCCACGACCGACTGGATCTCCTCGCACGCCTCCGAGGCCCGCACCCTGGGCCGCGAGGGCTTCGCGAACTCCGCGGCCGTGCACGGCTACTCCACCGCGATCTGGTGGGCGGTCGGCATCCTCGTGGTCTCCGCCGCGATCGCCTACGGCCTCGTCACCGCCCGGGCCCAGTCGGGTCACGAGACGGTCGGCGACGGGACCGGCGCGCAGGACGAGGTGCAGGCGCCGGTGATGGTCCACTGA
- a CDS encoding class III extradiol ring-cleavage dioxygenase, giving the protein MPTMPALYLSHGAPPLADDPLWPAELAAWAEALPRPRAILVVSAHWEEAPLALGATATVPLVYDFWGFPEHYYRVRYPAPGAPALAESVRKLLRTPGDGVQDFPDRGLDHGAYVPLVEMYPDAGIPVLQLSMPTLEPARLLALGRRLAPLRAEGVLIVGSGFFTHNLAALRHAGDGPPAWSAEFDAWGREALAAQDVDALLDFTHKSPAGKLAHPRTEHFAPLFVTLGAAEDDLPTQRSVIDGFWMGLAKRSLQLG; this is encoded by the coding sequence ATGCCCACCATGCCCGCGCTCTACCTCTCCCACGGCGCCCCGCCGCTGGCCGACGACCCCCTCTGGCCCGCCGAGCTGGCCGCCTGGGCCGAGGCGCTGCCCCGCCCGCGCGCGATCCTCGTGGTCTCCGCGCACTGGGAGGAGGCCCCGCTCGCCCTGGGCGCCACCGCCACCGTCCCGCTGGTCTACGACTTCTGGGGCTTCCCCGAGCACTACTACCGCGTCCGCTACCCCGCCCCCGGCGCCCCCGCGCTGGCCGAGTCCGTACGCAAGCTGCTGCGCACCCCCGGCGACGGCGTGCAGGACTTCCCCGACCGCGGCCTCGACCACGGCGCGTACGTGCCGCTGGTGGAGATGTACCCGGACGCCGGCATCCCCGTGCTGCAGCTCTCCATGCCGACCCTCGAACCCGCCCGGCTGCTCGCGCTCGGCCGCAGGCTCGCGCCGCTGCGCGCGGAGGGCGTGCTGATCGTCGGCAGCGGCTTCTTCACCCACAACCTCGCCGCGCTGCGGCACGCCGGCGACGGGCCGCCCGCGTGGTCCGCGGAGTTCGACGCCTGGGGCCGCGAGGCGCTGGCGGCGCAGGACGTGGACGCGCTGCTGGACTTCACGCACAAGTCGCCCGCCGGCAAGCTGGCCCACCCCCGCACCGAGCACTTCGCGCCGCTGTTCGTCACCCTCGGCGCCGCCGAGGACGACCTGCCGACCCAGCGCAGCGTCATCGACGGCTTCTGGATGGGCCTCGCCAAGCGCTCCCTCCAGCTCGGCTGA
- a CDS encoding questin oxidase family protein has product METSREDERTETGPGGARGDSGVDGSGVLDEALERLHAAGPERQGWLTNHGPMAVEALVHGDRAATVHHWLDRYRDKLEDMPPEARPIDPAAWHEALGDPGRLGDWPAYFGRELAARPWREVLAEWWPRLLPGLAGAATHTVIRAGHAVRTLQDAEAGGHAPSTPRVTELAHALGYWAARYARLPSAPVPAGTAAPDAALAAVPAVPAQAGGIRERLAQLTPEATPGWPAAVSALVPARTPEEAREALAGLVRAAVHRYAAYGHGEPVMLVHAATAPNAVLRALPALPRDLWVPSYAAAWAASAAVTAAYGPAAPLPQERIPAPPAGDAAAAADELLTRAAAHGDEHTIKFVDTALDVGDDTARGAALQSVALIDPAF; this is encoded by the coding sequence ATGGAGACGAGCCGTGAGGACGAGCGTACGGAGACGGGGCCGGGCGGCGCCCGGGGCGACAGCGGGGTGGACGGCAGCGGGGTGCTCGACGAGGCCCTGGAGCGGCTGCACGCCGCCGGCCCCGAGCGGCAGGGCTGGCTGACCAACCACGGGCCGATGGCCGTCGAGGCCCTGGTGCACGGCGACCGGGCCGCGACCGTGCACCACTGGTTGGACCGCTACCGCGACAAGCTGGAGGACATGCCGCCGGAGGCCCGGCCCATCGACCCCGCCGCCTGGCACGAGGCGCTCGGCGATCCGGGGCGGCTCGGCGACTGGCCGGCGTACTTCGGGCGTGAGCTGGCCGCCCGACCGTGGCGCGAGGTGCTGGCCGAGTGGTGGCCGCGGCTGCTGCCCGGGCTGGCCGGCGCCGCCACGCACACCGTGATCCGCGCGGGGCACGCCGTACGGACGCTGCAGGACGCCGAGGCCGGGGGCCACGCCCCCTCCACGCCCCGCGTCACCGAGCTGGCGCACGCCCTGGGCTACTGGGCCGCCCGCTACGCCCGCCTGCCCAGCGCCCCCGTCCCCGCCGGCACCGCGGCGCCGGACGCCGCGCTGGCCGCGGTGCCCGCCGTGCCCGCGCAGGCCGGCGGCATCCGCGAGCGGCTGGCGCAGCTCACCCCGGAGGCGACGCCCGGTTGGCCGGCGGCGGTGAGCGCCCTGGTCCCGGCGCGTACGCCGGAGGAGGCCCGCGAGGCGCTGGCCGGGCTGGTGCGGGCGGCGGTCCACCGCTATGCGGCGTACGGGCACGGCGAGCCGGTGATGCTGGTGCACGCCGCGACCGCCCCGAACGCCGTCCTGCGCGCCCTGCCCGCGCTCCCCCGCGACCTGTGGGTGCCGAGCTACGCCGCCGCGTGGGCGGCGAGCGCCGCCGTCACCGCCGCGTACGGACCGGCCGCCCCGCTGCCGCAGGAGCGCATCCCCGCGCCGCCGGCCGGGGACGCGGCGGCAGCCGCGGACGAGCTGCTGACCCGGGCCGCGGCGCACGGCGACGAGCACACGATCAAGTTCGTCGACACCGCGCTGGACGTCGGGGACGACACGGCGCGCGGCGCCGCGCTCCAGTCCGTCGCGCTCATCGACCCGGCGTTCTGA